A region from the Haliaeetus albicilla chromosome 16, bHalAlb1.1, whole genome shotgun sequence genome encodes:
- the MYOD1 gene encoding myoblast determination protein 1 has product MDLLGPMEMTEGSLCSFAAADDFYDDPCFNTSDMHFFEDLDPRLVHVGGLLKPEEHPHHHGHHHGHPHEEEHVRAPSGHHQAGRCLLWACKACKRKTTNADRRKAATMRERRRLSKVNEAFETLKRCTSTNPNQRLPKVEILRNAIRYIESLQALLREQEDAYYPVLEHYSGESDASSPRSNCSDGMMEYSGPPCSSRRRNSYDSSYYTESPNDPKHGKSSVVSSLDCLSSIVERISTDNSTCSILPPVETVAEGSPCSPPEGASLNDSGAQIPSPTNCTPLPQDNSSSGSNPIYQVL; this is encoded by the exons ATGGACTTACTGGGCCCCATGGAGATGACGGAGGGCTCCCTCTGCTCCTTCGCGGCCGCCGATGACTTCTACGACGACCCGTGCTTCAACACGTCGGACATGCACTTCTTCGAGGACCTGGACCCCCGGCTGGTGCACGTGGGGGGCCTGCTGAAGCCCGAGGAGCACCCGCACCACCACGGGCACCACCACGGGCACCCGCACGAGGAGGAGCACGTCCGAGCGCCGAGCGGGCACCACCAGGCTGGCCGCTGCCTGCTGTGGGCCTGCAAGGCTTGCAAGAGGAAGACCACCAACGCCGACCGCCGTAAGGCTGCCACCATGAGGGAGCGGCGGCGGCTCAGCAAGGTCAACGAAGCCTTTGAGACCCTCAAGCGCTGCACCTCCACCAACCCCAACCAGCGCCTGCCCAAGGTGGAGATCCTGCGCAACGCCATTCGCTACATCGAGAGCCTGCAGGCGCTGCTGCGGGAGCAGGAGGACGCTTACTACCCGGTGCTGGAGCACTACAGCGGGGAATCAGATGCCTCTAGCCCTCGCTCCAACTGCTCCGATGGCATG ATGGAGTACAGCGGGCCTCCTTGCAGCTCTCGCAGAAGAAACAGCTATGACAGCAGCTACTACACAGAATCACCAAATG ATCCAAAGCATGGGAAGAGTTCTGTTGTTTCCAGCCTTGATTGCCTCTCAAGCATTGTAGAGAGGATTTCCACAGATAACTCCACATGTTCTATACTGCCTCCAGTGGAAACTGTTGCTGAAGGGAGTCCCTGTTCCCCCCCAGAAGGAGCGAGTCTGAATGACAGCGGAGCCCAAATTCCTTCCCCCACCAACTGCACCCCACTTCCGCAGGATaacagcagcagcggcagcaaCCCTATCTACCAAGTGCTATAA